A genomic segment from Gemmatimonadaceae bacterium encodes:
- a CDS encoding molybdopterin-dependent oxidoreductase translates to MTIDRRKFIGVTGSAISAALLAACDSRGPKGAERVLRYAERKNLVLERALFQHTSMDTPDSGKLAGAALPSYFISKTVPMWNEQQRGPWTLELAGLVDRPMKLTLAQLQTLPRVTERVNHYCVEGWTALEQWTGVRVSELARLAGVRKDAKFVDFESFDNGFHESWDMSTAMIRKWVVA, encoded by the coding sequence ATGACAATCGATCGCCGCAAGTTCATCGGCGTGACGGGCTCCGCGATTTCCGCAGCACTGCTTGCTGCGTGCGATTCGCGGGGTCCGAAGGGGGCGGAGCGGGTGTTGCGCTACGCTGAACGCAAGAATCTCGTGTTGGAACGCGCCCTGTTTCAGCATACTTCAATGGATACTCCGGATAGCGGGAAGCTCGCCGGTGCTGCGCTTCCGAGCTATTTCATCTCGAAAACCGTGCCGATGTGGAATGAACAGCAACGCGGACCGTGGACGCTTGAGTTGGCGGGATTGGTCGATCGGCCGATGAAGCTCACGCTCGCTCAACTCCAGACGCTGCCCCGTGTTACTGAACGGGTGAACCATTACTGCGTCGAAGGATGGACTGCATTGGAGCAATGGACAGGCGTACGTGTCAGCGAGCTTGCGCGTCTTGCTGGCGTGAGGAAAGACGCGAAGTTCGTTGACTTCGAATCGTTCGATAACGGCTTTCACGAAAGCTGGGACATGTCGACGGCGATGATTCGCAAATGGGTGGTGGCCTAG
- a CDS encoding cytochrome b/b6 domain-containing protein: MEKPRHHWVVRVTHWINAIALTIMVGSGLRIFNAYPAFARKGETFCCYPFEGQSIPSAFTFGGWLGGARHWHFAMMWVLVANGLVYLGFIYTHGEWRDVVPRRGFFRNAAEMIKFYLFVRKRHPLQGKYNALQRATYFSLPLIGILAVTSGVAIWKPVQLAPLADILGGYVWARYWHFVAMSLLVALSVIHVFMVFATDPYSLRSILTGGYNEGNSPEARNARPFYHLLPNRMRSGRDGTARESGSDDDWQPATVDAPTSETGESASRSDSPMIDGPTGASSEEKQQ; this comes from the coding sequence ATGGAGAAACCGCGGCATCACTGGGTGGTACGGGTCACCCACTGGATTAACGCTATTGCGCTCACGATCATGGTTGGCAGCGGACTGCGGATCTTCAACGCCTATCCCGCATTCGCGCGCAAAGGCGAAACATTCTGTTGTTATCCTTTCGAGGGGCAGTCCATTCCCTCGGCGTTCACTTTCGGGGGATGGCTGGGCGGTGCGCGACATTGGCATTTCGCCATGATGTGGGTGCTCGTCGCCAACGGCCTTGTGTACCTCGGCTTTATCTACACCCATGGGGAATGGAGAGATGTAGTTCCCCGCCGCGGTTTTTTTCGCAACGCAGCCGAGATGATCAAATTCTATCTCTTCGTTCGCAAGCGGCATCCGCTGCAAGGGAAGTACAATGCGCTTCAGCGGGCGACGTATTTCTCGTTGCCGTTGATTGGGATACTCGCGGTGACAAGCGGCGTCGCAATCTGGAAACCGGTGCAGCTCGCGCCACTCGCTGATATTCTGGGGGGTTACGTGTGGGCCCGTTACTGGCACTTCGTCGCGATGTCGCTGCTCGTCGCTCTCAGCGTGATCCATGTGTTCATGGTGTTCGCGACCGACCCGTACTCGCTCAGGTCCATTCTGACTGGCGGATACAACGAGGGTAACTCCCCTGAAGCGCGAAATGCACGGCCGTTTTATCACCTGTTGCCAAATCGAATGCGAAGTGGACGTGATGGAACTGCGCGAGAGTCAGGCTCGGACGACGATTGGCAGCCGGCGACCGTCGATGCGCCCACTTCGGAAACGGGCGAGTCTGCTTCGCGTAGCGATAGCCCGATGATTGATGGACCCACAGGGGCATCATCCGAGGAAAAACAGCAATGA
- a CDS encoding tyrosine recombinase XerC, producing the protein MITPDDDAGSFSKTKSPEVEEFLTHLEKERDLSPHTLNAYRRDLGELLAYLTDYYGDRNWTWQGIDRLAIRGFLAHMTRRKLSRRTISRALSAVRSFYSFMHGNEMVEANPARSVSSPKLERHLPGYLDRQQIELLFQSAELKAQEGRFPDVRNCAILELFYSTGMRLSELRGINRGDIDLLSQQVKVRGKGRKERIIPVGDHAQLAIRNYEVKRDELIRNTVAGADRTAFFLSNRGKRISVRALQNAVTGFLDAIDEDAGLSTHSLRHTFATHLLDAGADLRAVQELLGHVSISTTQIYTHTSVERLKKVYEKAHPRA; encoded by the coding sequence ATGATCACTCCTGACGATGATGCTGGATCATTCAGCAAAACGAAATCGCCCGAAGTCGAAGAATTTCTGACTCATCTCGAGAAAGAGCGCGACCTCTCACCGCACACGCTCAACGCGTATCGCCGTGACCTCGGGGAACTTCTCGCCTATCTGACGGATTATTACGGAGACCGGAACTGGACCTGGCAGGGCATCGACAGGCTGGCGATCCGCGGATTTCTGGCCCACATGACGCGCAGGAAACTCAGCCGCCGAACGATTTCGAGGGCGCTGTCCGCGGTGCGCAGCTTTTACTCCTTCATGCATGGAAACGAAATGGTCGAGGCCAATCCGGCGCGGAGCGTCAGCAGTCCAAAGCTCGAACGACATCTGCCTGGATATCTCGATCGCCAACAGATCGAATTGCTGTTCCAGAGCGCGGAGTTGAAGGCGCAGGAAGGCCGCTTTCCGGATGTCCGGAACTGCGCGATCCTGGAACTGTTTTATTCGACCGGGATGCGTTTGTCGGAACTGCGGGGAATCAATCGCGGCGATATTGATCTACTGTCACAGCAGGTAAAAGTGAGAGGCAAGGGTCGGAAAGAGAGAATCATCCCCGTCGGCGACCATGCGCAGCTTGCGATTCGCAATTACGAAGTGAAGCGGGACGAGCTGATTCGTAACACCGTAGCCGGGGCCGATCGAACAGCGTTCTTTCTGAGTAACCGGGGCAAGCGTATCTCGGTTCGGGCGCTTCAGAACGCGGTGACAGGATTTCTCGACGCAATCGATGAGGACGCAGGACTGTCGACGCATTCGCTTCGTCATACCTTCGCCACCCACCTCCTCGACGCCGGCGCCGATCTGCGGGCAGTCCAGGAGCTGCTCGGACATGTATCGATTTCGACGACCCAGATCTACACCCACACGAGTGTGGAGCGCCTGAAAAAAGTCTACGAAAAAGCGCATCCGCGGGCATGA
- the trmFO gene encoding methylenetetrahydrofolate--tRNA-(uracil(54)-C(5))-methyltransferase (FADH(2)-oxidizing) TrmFO — protein MTNAASVQIVGGGLAGSEAAWQLAERGHRVILHEMRPLKSTAAHRTGHFAELVCSNTFKSTETTNAHGLLKAEMRVLGSMILQCADDARVPAGSALAVDREIFAAAVSARIQSHPNIEVQRGEVTTMESPCVIATGPLTSDSFAKWVQERLGVGSLAFYDAIAPIVSRESIDESIAFTASRYDRETMEGVGSEGSYLNCPMSRAEYEGFIAALVSADQFHGHEFDAVPYFEGCMPVEVAALRGADTLRFGPLKPVGLIDPRTGRRPWAVIQLRREDRHGRMWNIVGFQTRLRIPEQQRVLRMIPGLAGAEFLRYGSIHRNSYVNSPAALSPHLSARDNSAILFAGQITGVEGYTESVATGLLAGRNLSRILSGHSPEIPPPVTMLGALYRYLREADPAHFQPMNANFGLVDELPEVVRDKKRKRELIAERSLTEMTAWSALHAGDLDLVA, from the coding sequence GTGACCAACGCTGCGAGTGTTCAGATTGTAGGAGGCGGGCTTGCCGGTTCGGAGGCTGCGTGGCAGCTGGCTGAACGGGGGCATCGTGTAATTCTCCACGAGATGCGGCCACTCAAATCAACGGCTGCTCATCGCACCGGACATTTCGCTGAGCTCGTCTGTTCGAACACGTTCAAGAGCACGGAGACAACCAACGCGCACGGACTGCTGAAGGCGGAGATGCGTGTGCTTGGATCGATGATTCTTCAATGCGCCGATGATGCCCGCGTTCCCGCCGGCAGTGCCCTGGCTGTCGACCGCGAAATCTTTGCCGCTGCTGTTTCAGCGCGCATCCAGTCCCATCCGAATATCGAAGTTCAGAGGGGAGAGGTCACCACAATGGAATCTCCCTGCGTCATTGCGACGGGGCCCTTGACGTCGGATTCGTTCGCGAAGTGGGTGCAGGAGCGACTGGGCGTTGGGTCGCTGGCTTTCTACGACGCTATTGCCCCTATCGTTTCGCGGGAATCAATCGACGAATCGATTGCATTCACTGCGTCACGGTACGATCGGGAGACGATGGAGGGTGTGGGCAGCGAGGGATCGTATCTCAACTGTCCCATGTCCCGTGCGGAGTACGAGGGTTTCATCGCTGCGCTGGTGTCTGCAGATCAGTTCCATGGGCATGAATTCGATGCTGTCCCATACTTTGAGGGCTGCATGCCGGTGGAGGTTGCCGCGTTGAGGGGGGCCGATACCCTCCGTTTTGGTCCATTGAAGCCGGTTGGTCTGATAGACCCGCGCACGGGCCGGCGACCCTGGGCCGTAATACAGCTCCGACGCGAGGATCGGCATGGCCGGATGTGGAATATTGTCGGCTTCCAGACCCGGCTTCGCATTCCGGAACAGCAGCGGGTGTTACGCATGATTCCCGGGCTCGCCGGCGCGGAGTTTCTTCGGTATGGGTCGATCCACAGAAATTCCTATGTGAACTCCCCTGCCGCCTTGTCGCCTCATTTATCCGCCCGCGATAATAGCGCAATCCTGTTCGCGGGCCAGATAACCGGCGTCGAGGGTTACACCGAGAGCGTTGCCACGGGTCTGCTGGCCGGCCGCAATTTGTCGAGAATTCTTTCGGGGCATTCTCCTGAGATTCCTCCTCCTGTGACGATGCTTGGCGCTCTTTACAGATATTTGCGCGAAGCCGATCCGGCGCACTTTCAGCCGATGAATGCGAACTTCGGGCTGGTCGATGAGCTTCCTGAGGTTGTGCGAGACAAGAAGCGGAAGCGGGAATTGATCGCCGAACGGAGCCTGACGGAAATGACGGCGTGGTCGGCATTGCATGCGGGAGATCTTGACCTGGTTGCCTGA
- the topA gene encoding type I DNA topoisomerase: MASTRKNSAKKTTGRKTAAKPRIAKPRVAKLPPADEGPAPEPGTTSLVIVESPAKAKTIGKYLGRGYRVRATVGHIRDLPEKKIGIDIENGFEPEYVTIPGKEKALADLKVAARDSREILIATDPDREGEAIGWHVAGQMRRKNGAPIKRVLFHEITKEAVHAAIARAGDIDERKVEAQQARRVLDRLVGYKASPVLWKTVKKGISAGRVQTVALRLLVEREREINAFTAVEYWTILATLSKDGQEFSAKLHHIDSKKATIPDERSAAEILANLRGRETFGVTDVKRRERRKNPAPPFTTSTLQQEAAKKLGYGSKRTMRLAQDLYEGIDIGAEGAVGLITYMRTDSTRISETSAMQARDYAEMLYGKNYLSSAMQLYGDAKAKNTQDAHEAVRPTDPSRRPEHIERYLKPDQFKLYQLIWQRFIASQLAPARFDTTTVDFDLSAPGNGTAAPLPYLFRATGSVMKFDGYQKVYKETREQGDGHGRALEDEQPLPPVEVGENVPVRSITPSQHFTEPPPRFSEASLVKELERLGIGRPSTYASIISTLVDRRYAQLEQRRFFPTKLGDQVERVMVKSFPDIFNVTFTSHMETDLDRVEEGNVNWRIMLKDFYGPFATSVAGADIDALIAEAHDLSALETDRCPVDGGRLVARGGFFGPFIACENHPKECKYTRPLSGERKPAQLTDQMCHECGEAMVIRHGRSGDFLGCSKFPKCRGTRSMPTGVKCPKDGGDIAVRRSKKRGKAFYGCANYPACDFVIWDKPVAEVCPECGYAGAEMKSNKTRGEYRRCISCANEWEPAEADRSSEPGPEAVAV, from the coding sequence ATGGCCAGCACACGAAAAAATTCCGCAAAGAAAACCACCGGCCGGAAGACGGCGGCAAAACCGCGGATTGCCAAGCCGCGGGTTGCCAAGCTGCCACCGGCGGATGAAGGTCCGGCCCCCGAGCCCGGGACCACCTCACTCGTCATCGTCGAATCGCCTGCTAAAGCGAAGACCATCGGCAAGTATCTGGGCCGGGGGTATCGCGTCAGGGCAACGGTCGGACATATTCGCGACCTCCCCGAGAAAAAGATTGGAATCGATATCGAGAACGGCTTCGAACCAGAGTACGTCACGATTCCGGGGAAGGAAAAAGCCCTTGCCGATCTCAAGGTCGCAGCAAGGGACAGCCGCGAGATCCTGATCGCCACCGATCCTGACCGCGAAGGCGAGGCGATTGGCTGGCATGTCGCCGGGCAGATGCGCCGGAAGAATGGTGCGCCCATCAAACGGGTTCTCTTCCATGAGATCACCAAAGAGGCAGTGCATGCGGCAATTGCCCGTGCGGGCGATATCGATGAGCGCAAGGTTGAGGCGCAGCAGGCGCGTCGGGTGCTCGACAGGCTCGTTGGGTACAAGGCGAGCCCGGTTCTCTGGAAAACTGTAAAAAAGGGTATTTCTGCCGGGCGCGTACAAACTGTGGCGCTGCGCCTCCTTGTCGAGCGAGAGCGGGAGATCAACGCGTTCACGGCGGTCGAGTATTGGACGATTCTTGCGACGCTGTCGAAAGACGGTCAGGAGTTTTCCGCCAAGCTCCACCACATCGACTCGAAAAAAGCCACCATTCCCGACGAACGGTCCGCTGCTGAAATTCTGGCGAATCTCCGCGGGCGGGAGACGTTCGGGGTGACCGATGTGAAGCGAAGGGAGCGGAGGAAAAACCCGGCGCCTCCGTTCACGACAAGTACGCTTCAGCAGGAAGCCGCAAAGAAGCTGGGTTATGGATCGAAGCGGACGATGCGACTGGCGCAGGATCTCTATGAAGGCATCGATATCGGTGCCGAGGGAGCAGTCGGTCTCATCACATATATGCGAACAGACTCGACTCGTATTTCCGAGACATCGGCGATGCAGGCGCGCGACTACGCTGAGATGCTCTACGGCAAGAACTATCTGTCGTCGGCGATGCAGCTTTACGGCGATGCCAAGGCGAAGAACACACAGGACGCGCACGAGGCTGTGCGGCCAACCGATCCCTCCCGTCGGCCGGAGCACATCGAGCGGTATCTGAAACCCGATCAGTTCAAGCTGTATCAGCTCATCTGGCAGCGGTTCATCGCTTCACAGCTTGCGCCTGCCCGCTTCGATACAACGACGGTTGATTTCGATTTATCGGCGCCAGGCAATGGTACGGCTGCCCCGCTTCCGTACCTGTTTCGTGCCACCGGAAGTGTGATGAAGTTCGATGGGTATCAGAAAGTGTACAAGGAGACCCGGGAACAGGGTGACGGGCATGGGCGCGCGCTCGAGGACGAGCAGCCGCTGCCGCCAGTCGAGGTCGGTGAGAACGTGCCTGTGCGGAGCATCACCCCCAGCCAGCATTTCACCGAGCCGCCACCGCGCTTTTCCGAAGCGAGTCTTGTAAAGGAGCTGGAGAGGCTGGGCATCGGGCGCCCGTCAACATATGCATCGATCATCTCGACTCTCGTCGACCGCCGCTACGCGCAGCTCGAACAGCGGCGTTTCTTCCCGACGAAGCTCGGCGATCAGGTCGAGCGCGTCATGGTGAAAAGTTTTCCTGACATCTTCAACGTCACATTTACTTCTCATATGGAAACCGATCTCGATCGGGTCGAAGAGGGCAACGTGAACTGGCGCATTATGCTGAAGGATTTTTACGGGCCGTTTGCAACGTCGGTAGCCGGTGCAGATATCGATGCGCTGATCGCCGAGGCGCACGATCTCTCCGCGCTTGAAACCGATCGCTGCCCGGTGGACGGCGGCCGGCTTGTCGCGCGCGGTGGATTCTTCGGGCCCTTCATTGCGTGTGAAAACCACCCGAAGGAATGCAAGTACACTCGTCCCCTCAGCGGAGAGCGGAAGCCGGCGCAGCTTACCGATCAGATGTGCCATGAATGTGGCGAGGCAATGGTGATTCGCCACGGCAGGTCAGGCGATTTTCTAGGCTGCAGCAAGTTTCCGAAATGCCGTGGCACCCGTTCCATGCCGACGGGAGTAAAGTGTCCCAAGGATGGCGGTGACATCGCTGTACGCCGATCGAAGAAACGAGGTAAAGCGTTCTACGGATGCGCGAATTACCCGGCCTGTGATTTTGTCATCTGGGACAAACCAGTCGCTGAGGTTTGCCCGGAATGCGGCTATGCGGGCGCCGAGATGAAGTCGAACAAGACCCGCGGCGAATACCGGCGTTGCATAAGTTGCGCGAACGAATGGGAGCCGGCGGAGGCGGATCGGTCGTCGGAGCCTGGGCCCGAGGCGGTGGCTGTGTGA
- a CDS encoding DUF494 family protein, which produces MDDRLPVLMTFRVMGPHERGRFAPDAWGHLLSLAGSGAINPVELEHIIERALVQIDGRIALDDLRGMLEGSGLEDTGGPGESQSVH; this is translated from the coding sequence ATGGATGACCGTTTACCGGTTTTGATGACGTTCAGAGTGATGGGCCCGCACGAGCGAGGCAGATTTGCTCCCGATGCGTGGGGTCACCTGCTCTCGCTGGCAGGGTCAGGTGCGATCAACCCTGTGGAGCTGGAGCACATCATTGAACGGGCACTGGTGCAGATCGACGGGCGAATCGCGCTCGATGATCTTCGCGGGATGCTCGAAGGCTCGGGGCTCGAGGACACCGGCGGTCCGGGCGAAAGCCAGTCGGTGCACTGA
- a CDS encoding shikimate kinase — MGADTPNVILVGLPGAGKTTVGRAAARLLNWPFIDFDTEIEHREHASIAAIFATKGEAYFRGLEKSLSAELTSCRRTMMSAGGGWITNADSVALLRSTSRIIYLRVAPGQVIDRLVRSRYRRPLLDVPDPYIALADLYRERQHLYETADVTIDAEVVDRKEVIDQVRLYAESIGQVD, encoded by the coding sequence GTGGGCGCTGATACTCCCAATGTCATCCTCGTCGGGCTGCCTGGCGCGGGCAAGACCACGGTGGGACGCGCCGCGGCAAGGCTGCTCAACTGGCCCTTCATCGATTTCGATACGGAGATCGAGCATCGGGAGCATGCTTCGATTGCCGCGATTTTTGCCACAAAGGGCGAGGCGTACTTCCGCGGGCTCGAGAAGTCGCTTTCGGCAGAGCTGACGAGTTGCAGGAGAACGATGATGTCTGCCGGAGGGGGATGGATAACGAATGCCGATTCGGTGGCACTTTTGCGTTCGACCTCGCGTATCATATACCTTAGAGTGGCACCCGGGCAGGTTATCGATCGGCTGGTGAGATCGCGCTATCGGCGGCCGCTGCTGGATGTGCCGGATCCCTACATTGCGCTTGCAGACCTGTACCGTGAACGGCAACATCTGTATGAAACTGCCGATGTCACGATCGACGCTGAAGTCGTTGACAGAAAAGAAGTTATAGATCAGGTGCGGTTGTACGCAGAGTCAATCGGACAAGTCGATTGA
- the aroC gene encoding chorismate synthase — MLRFTTAGESHGPALISILEGAPSGIPLLASDVDADLARRQQGYGRGRRMQIERDAVEFLSGIRAGHTIGSPVAMLIRNRDWANWSSIMDAAPDPTDAPRKRAITRPRPGHADLAGMLKYDRDDARDILERASARETTARVAAGAVCRKLLAEVGVTIGSHLVELGGVRSAVPVELPADINGVAARSPLRTLDSNAEAEMIAGIDAARESGDTLGGVCEVVCRGLPIGMGSHISWDRKLDGRIGAAMMSIPAVKGVEIGLGFEAARRRGSQVHDEIHASPDNARAGDTTRHTNRAGGLEGGMTTGEALVVRVAMKPISTLMRPLATIEMETGAPAAAVAERSDVTAVPAMGVIAEAMLAFVLAQALIEKFGGDSLSELHRNLDGYLARIAERRGR, encoded by the coding sequence ATGCTGCGTTTTACGACCGCGGGCGAATCCCACGGACCAGCGCTGATCTCAATACTCGAAGGCGCGCCTTCGGGCATTCCGCTGCTTGCGTCCGACGTCGACGCCGACCTCGCTCGTCGTCAGCAGGGCTACGGCCGCGGACGCCGCATGCAGATCGAACGTGACGCGGTCGAATTCCTGTCAGGTATCCGGGCGGGACATACCATCGGTTCTCCGGTTGCCATGCTCATTCGGAATCGCGACTGGGCCAACTGGAGCTCGATCATGGATGCGGCTCCAGACCCAACCGATGCTCCGCGCAAGCGTGCGATCACCCGCCCGCGGCCAGGCCATGCTGATCTCGCCGGAATGCTCAAGTACGACCGCGACGATGCGCGCGACATTCTGGAGCGTGCCTCGGCGCGGGAAACTACCGCACGGGTCGCCGCGGGCGCGGTCTGCAGGAAGCTTCTGGCCGAGGTAGGTGTCACGATCGGAAGCCACCTGGTTGAGCTCGGCGGCGTCAGGTCGGCGGTACCTGTAGAGCTCCCCGCGGACATCAACGGTGTCGCCGCTCGATCGCCTCTCCGCACTCTCGACAGCAACGCGGAAGCGGAAATGATCGCGGGCATCGACGCCGCCCGAGAGTCCGGGGACACCCTGGGCGGAGTGTGCGAGGTGGTGTGCCGTGGCCTTCCGATAGGTATGGGGTCCCATATATCCTGGGACAGAAAACTGGACGGGCGTATCGGAGCGGCAATGATGTCGATTCCTGCTGTCAAAGGGGTGGAGATAGGTCTGGGGTTCGAAGCGGCGAGGCGTCGCGGGTCTCAGGTCCACGACGAGATACATGCAAGCCCCGACAATGCCCGGGCCGGTGATACCACGAGGCATACCAATCGTGCAGGGGGTCTCGAGGGCGGAATGACGACCGGCGAGGCCCTGGTCGTGCGGGTTGCCATGAAGCCGATCAGCACATTGATGCGACCGCTCGCCACTATAGAGATGGAGACGGGCGCACCGGCGGCTGCGGTTGCCGAGCGCAGCGATGTCACCGCGGTTCCCGCAATGGGCGTTATTGCCGAGGCGATGCTCGCTTTCGTGCTGGCTCAGGCGTTGATCGAGAAATTCGGCGGCGATTCCCTGAGCGAGCTGCACCGCAACCTTGATGGGTATCTGGCGAGGATCGCGGAGCGGCGTGGGCGCTGA
- a CDS encoding AMIN domain-containing protein → MRQFLAACAALAFIPAAGSLQAAATGARMLAASHADPRGPTVRSVSVVPSAGRAEIVIGVDASVEVEDFALESPHRVVVDLKGATLSMAPRYDRLARGGVVNVRAAQFKPNVVRVVIEMTAAHQYEVVRKDGQVHVSVSGGAASFSAWHSSPEMAARYAVSNSAGAVAALAASVTPDANISREQPSDRSARTSTPEPGSHRMSPPAVISEQPRITVTYQDADIGDVIAAFAAFSGRTIVVGREVAGSITAEIKNQPWDVALRAILQAQGLAAAEDALSGIVTVDSYRNIAAKQASEPLTTQLVAVNYASAASLVQTLSGLLARECAPGGVPEAQQNTRTSCFARGAVAADTATNTLLITETPSRMADLLSYVRNLDVRTPQVAIKAKIIFVNRTDIEELGLSYDFGTGNDQFFSQLVQRVDPTTTKPVDTNGDGVPDSFGGGSPVTGDRVLLGGNALSALANANARVVNPALRLIFSAALGKFQLTTFLDALQEVRLADLQAEPSIVTLDNRKAEILVGQEIPIRVLDVGTQGGQQGGQNNNQVPRATVQLKEVGIILSVTPHITNNRQIFLKLHAENSDAQLASSDVGFIFGKQRADNQLLVGDGETAVIGGLTVTQVTSSKSGIPLLVDLPIIGRLFGTTRTSEQKRDLLILVTPHIIDEGERTLSPRTAPGNRQ, encoded by the coding sequence ATGAGGCAGTTTCTCGCGGCTTGCGCCGCTCTCGCGTTTATCCCCGCAGCCGGAAGTCTGCAGGCGGCTGCAACAGGCGCGCGAATGCTGGCCGCAAGCCATGCAGACCCCAGGGGTCCGACAGTGCGATCGGTAAGTGTCGTACCCTCGGCAGGTCGCGCCGAGATTGTCATCGGCGTCGATGCCTCGGTCGAGGTCGAGGACTTCGCCCTTGAGTCGCCGCATCGCGTCGTCGTCGATCTCAAGGGTGCAACGCTGAGCATGGCACCGCGCTACGACCGGCTTGCCCGGGGTGGTGTCGTCAATGTAAGGGCTGCTCAGTTCAAGCCAAACGTTGTACGGGTAGTCATCGAAATGACCGCCGCGCATCAGTACGAAGTCGTCCGCAAGGATGGACAGGTTCACGTCTCGGTTTCGGGCGGCGCTGCGTCATTCAGTGCCTGGCATTCGTCACCGGAGATGGCCGCTCGCTATGCCGTCTCGAATTCAGCCGGCGCGGTGGCTGCGCTGGCCGCATCGGTAACGCCGGACGCGAACATCAGTCGCGAACAGCCTTCTGATCGCAGTGCGCGAACCAGCACTCCCGAGCCCGGCTCGCATCGGATGTCACCGCCGGCGGTGATCTCCGAGCAGCCCCGAATCACCGTGACATATCAGGACGCCGACATCGGCGATGTCATCGCCGCGTTTGCCGCCTTCTCTGGCCGCACGATCGTAGTCGGCAGGGAAGTCGCAGGCTCGATCACTGCAGAGATCAAGAATCAGCCGTGGGATGTAGCGCTTCGCGCAATCCTGCAGGCGCAGGGACTGGCGGCGGCGGAGGATGCGCTGTCGGGCATCGTCACTGTCGACAGCTATCGCAACATTGCGGCAAAGCAGGCATCGGAGCCTTTGACGACTCAGCTTGTCGCTGTCAATTACGCAAGCGCCGCCTCACTCGTTCAGACTCTCAGCGGCCTGTTGGCGCGAGAATGTGCGCCCGGCGGAGTGCCCGAGGCTCAGCAGAACACCAGAACCAGCTGCTTTGCACGTGGTGCGGTCGCCGCGGATACTGCCACCAACACGCTTCTCATCACTGAGACGCCATCACGGATGGCGGACCTTCTCTCATATGTGCGCAATCTCGACGTCCGTACGCCGCAGGTCGCGATCAAAGCGAAGATCATCTTTGTCAACCGCACTGATATCGAGGAGCTCGGTCTTTCCTACGATTTCGGTACGGGCAACGATCAGTTCTTCAGCCAGCTCGTTCAGCGTGTCGATCCCACCACCACCAAACCCGTCGACACCAACGGAGATGGCGTTCCTGACTCCTTTGGCGGCGGCAGTCCCGTCACCGGCGACCGAGTGCTGCTTGGCGGAAATGCACTCTCCGCTCTAGCGAACGCCAACGCCCGAGTCGTAAACCCGGCGCTACGCCTCATCTTTTCGGCCGCACTAGGCAAGTTCCAACTCACGACGTTCCTGGATGCGCTTCAGGAAGTGAGACTGGCGGATCTTCAGGCAGAGCCGAGCATCGTCACCCTCGACAACCGGAAAGCCGAGATTCTCGTCGGCCAGGAAATCCCGATTCGCGTGCTGGATGTAGGTACACAAGGCGGTCAACAGGGCGGTCAGAATAACAATCAAGTGCCTCGCGCCACTGTGCAGCTGAAAGAAGTCGGCATCATTTTGAGCGTGACGCCGCACATCACGAATAACCGCCAGATTTTCCTGAAGCTTCATGCCGAGAACTCCGACGCGCAGCTGGCATCGTCCGACGTCGGGTTCATCTTCGGGAAACAACGCGCGGACAATCAGCTTCTTGTCGGCGACGGCGAGACAGCCGTAATCGGAGGTCTGACCGTCACACAGGTGACCAGCTCGAAATCTGGAATACCGCTGCTCGTGGATCTTCCCATAATCGGAAGGTTATTCGGCACTACTCGCACGTCGGAGCAGAAGCGCGACCTGTTGATACTCGTTACCCCGCACATCATCGACGAGGGAGAGCGTACGCTCTCGCCTCGCACGGCTCCCGGCAACAGACAGTAG